In a single window of the Arachis hypogaea cultivar Tifrunner chromosome 6, arahy.Tifrunner.gnm2.J5K5, whole genome shotgun sequence genome:
- the LOC112695217 gene encoding uncharacterized protein — MAVYSNCLTQIPLRNYGSSLKYPKKELKARSSFVPLKKAPAVRITKVTASIKNKVYEDRSEGIVCYEDERGEIICEGYDEGPCFQRIPKASYHLPNPRDAEIRNLVIQQGWLQIAKEEEKVNNDTVESLKRDLNCNGFNSFR; from the exons ATGGCTGTTTACTCTAATTGCTTAACTCAAATCCCACTTCGCAATTATGGATCATCTCTCAAATATCCAAAGAAAGAATTGAAGGCCAGGAGCAGCTTTGTTCCTCTGAAAAAGGCACCAGCAGTGAGGATCACAAAAGTCACAGCATCCATTAAAAACAAG GTTTACGAGGATAGATCAGAGGGCATAGTTTGCTACGAAGATGAGCGGGGAGAAATAATATGTGAAGGGTATGATGAAGGACCATGCTTTCAAAGAATTCCAAAGGCAAGCTATCACCTTCCAAATCCAAG AGATGCTGAAATCAGGAATCTTGTTATCCAACAAGGATGGCTTCAGATTGCtaaagaggaagaaaaagtgaACAATGATACAGTTGAGAGTCTCAAAAGAGACTTGAACTGCAATGGCTTTAACTCCTTTCGCTAG